One genomic region from Bubalus bubalis isolate 160015118507 breed Murrah chromosome 12, NDDB_SH_1, whole genome shotgun sequence encodes:
- the GPR21 gene encoding probable G-protein coupled receptor 21, protein MNSTLDGNQSSHSFCLLAFGYLETVNFCLLEVLIIVFLTVLIISGNIIVIFVFHCAPLLNHHTTSYFIQTMAYADLLVGVSCLVPSLSLLHHPLPVEESLTCQVFGFVVSVLKSVSMASLACISIDRYIAITKPLTYNTLVTPWRLRLCIFLIWLYSTLVFLPSFFHWGKPGYHGDVFQWCAESWHTDPYFTLFIVMMLYAPAALIVCFTYFNIFRICQQHTKEINERQARFSSQSGETGEVQACSDKRYAMVLFRITSVFYILWLPYIIYFLLESSTGHSNRFASFLTTWLAISNSFCNCVIYSLSNSVFQRGLKRLSGAMCTSCASQMVAKDPYTVRSKGPLNGFHV, encoded by the coding sequence ATGAACTCTACCTTGGATGGTAATCAGAGCAGCCActctttttgccttttggcatttgGCTACTTGGAAACTGTCAATTTTTGCCTTTTGGAAGTATTGATTATTGTCTTTTTAACTGTGTTAATTATTTCTGGCAACATCATTGTGATTTTTGTATTTCACTGTGCACCTTTGTTGAACCACCATACTACAAGTTACTTTATCCAGACTATGGCATATGCTGACCTCTTGGTTGGAGTAAGCTGCCTGGTCCCTTCTTTATCACTCCTCCACCACCCGCTTCCAGTAGAGGAGTCCTTGACTTGCCAGGTATTTGGTTTTGTAGTATCAGTTCTGAAGAGTGTCTCCATGGCCTCTCTGGCCTGTATCAGCATTGATAGATATATTGCTATCACTAAACCTTTAACCTATAATACCCTGGTTACGCCCTGGAGACTACGTCTGTGTATTTTCCTGATTTGGCTATATTCCACCCTGgtcttcctgccttcctttttCCACTGGGGCAAACCTGGATATCATGGAGATGTGTTTCAGTGGTGTGCAGAGTCCTGGCACACCGACCCCTACTTCACCCTGTTCATCGTGATGATGTTGTATGCCCCAGCAGCCCTCATTGTGTGCTTCACCTATTTCAACATCTTCCGCATCTGCCAACAGCACACAAAGGAAATCAACGAAAGGCAAGCCCGCTTCAGCAGCCAGAGTGGGGAGACTGGGGAGGTGCAGGCTTGTTCTGATAAGCGTTATGCCATGGTCCTATTCCGAATTACTAGTGTATTTTACATCCTCTGGTTGCCATACATCATCTACTTCTTATTGGAGAGCTCTACTGGCCACAGCAACCGCTTTGCATCCTTCTTGACCACCTGGCTTGCTATTAGTAATAGTTTCTGCAACTGTGTCATTTATAGTCTTTCCAACAGTGTCTTCCAAAGAGGCCTAAAGCGCCTATCAGGGGCCATGTGTACTTCTTGTGCAAGTCAGATGGTAGCTAAGGACCCTTACACAGTTCGGAGCAAAGGCCCTCTTAATGGATTTCATGTCTGA
- the LOC102404906 gene encoding protein mago nashi homolog, giving the protein MSMASDFYLRYYVGHKGKFGHEFLEFEFRPDGKLRYANNSNYKNDVMIRKEAYVHKSVMEELKRIIDDSEITKEDDALWPPPDRVGRQELEIVIGDEHISFTTSKIGSLIDVNQSKDPEGLRVFYYLVQDLKCLVFSLIGLHFKIKPI; this is encoded by the coding sequence ATGTCTATGGCCAGCGATTTCTACCTGCGCTACTACGTAGGGCATAAGGGCAAGTTTGGACACGAGTTTCTGGAGTTTGAGTTTCGGCCGGACGGAAAACTTAGATATGCCAACAACAGCAATTATAAAAATGATGTCATGATCAGAAAGGAGGCTTATGTACACAAGAGTGTAATGGAAGAACTGAAGAGAATTATTGATGACAGTGAAATTACAAAAGAAGACGATGCTTTGTGGCCTCCCCCTGACAGGGTTGGCCGGCAGGAGCTTGAAATTGTAATTGGAGATGAACACATTTCTTTTACCACATCAAAAATAGGTTCTCTTATTGATGTCAATCAGTCAAAGGATCCTGAAGGCCTTCGAGTATTTTACTATTTGGTACAGGACCTGAAGTGTTTAGTGTTTAGTCTTATTGGATTACATTTCAAGATTAAACCAATCTAA